In one window of Sphingomonas sp. BGYR3 DNA:
- a CDS encoding retropepsin-like aspartic protease, which yields MVLSPTPEWQPLALYALGGALLLILLFNLPYIGRAIRALFTLGLMALCLFLVIRHAPFDPTLSGITRWLGIEQQSVVGREVRIPMARDGHFWARVSLNGTERRMLIDSGATITAISAETADAAGIAREENPVPVILQTANGSVEAATGRIDRLTLGGITATRLPVVISPALGRVDVIGMNFLSDLQSWRVEGRTLILVPRPAEPA from the coding sequence ATGGTCCTGTCGCCCACGCCTGAATGGCAACCGCTCGCCCTCTATGCGCTGGGCGGCGCATTGCTGCTGATCCTGCTGTTCAACCTGCCCTATATCGGGCGGGCGATCCGGGCGCTGTTCACACTTGGCCTGATGGCGCTGTGCCTGTTCCTGGTGATCCGCCATGCGCCGTTCGATCCCACGCTGTCCGGGATCACCCGCTGGCTGGGCATCGAACAACAGTCGGTCGTGGGGCGCGAAGTGCGCATCCCCATGGCGCGCGACGGGCATTTCTGGGCCAGGGTCAGCCTGAACGGCACGGAACGGCGGATGCTGATCGACAGCGGCGCGACGATCACCGCCATCTCCGCCGAAACCGCCGATGCCGCCGGAATCGCGCGGGAGGAAAATCCGGTGCCCGTGATTCTTCAGACCGCGAACGGATCGGTCGAGGCCGCGACCGGCCGCATCGACCGGCTGACGCTGGGCGGCATCACTGCAACCCGCCTGCCCGTCGTGATTTCGCCCGCGCTGGGCCGCGTCGACGTGATCGGGATGAACTTTTTGTCCGATTTGCAATCCTGGCGGGTGGAGGGGCGCACCCTGATCCTGGTGCCGCGGCCAGCCGAACCGGCCTGA